The following proteins are encoded in a genomic region of Pyrus communis chromosome 11, drPyrComm1.1, whole genome shotgun sequence:
- the LOC137749146 gene encoding uncharacterized protein, whose protein sequence is MASHSKWESPNHPLYLHHSDQPGAILVPQPLVEDNYNTWVQSMSMALTVKNKLGFVDGTINKPSEDNFEELQQWNRCNNLVKTWLLGSMSKEISGSVINYKDARQMWTDLQERFSHVNIVQLFHVKNEIHDCVQSNMSVSSYFTKLKSLWDERDTLCSIPACSCGTKNEMNSYVETQKTMKFLMGLNESYATVRSNTLLLEPLPMVNKAYALVLRHERQAEVSNGKSTQLETVVFAVKNLSREPTPEDKEMRCGKCNKTNHITKNCRAHLKCTFCGWKGHTFDFCRKRKAATETESNRLFSSKGNQVSQSNKQETVPNFPFSQEDCKQILQMLNKNKSSFANQVSNPPSHEELSGPSLGEDDWDKN, encoded by the exons ATGGCCTCTCATTCAAAATGGGAAAGTCCCAACCACCCGCTCTATCTCCACCACTCGGATCAACCTGGTGCAATCCTCGTACCACAACCATTGGTGGAAGACAACTACAACACATGGGTTCAATCCATGAGTATGGCCTTAACGGTCAAGAACaaacttggttttgttgatgggACGATCAACAAACCAAGTGAGGATAATTTTGAGGAGCTGCAGCAATGGAATCGCTGCAACAACTTGGTCAAGACATGGCTACTAGGCTCCATGTCAAAGGAGATTTCAGGGAGTGTCATCAACTACAAGGATGCTCGACAAATGTGGACCGATCTGCAAGAGAGGTTCTCACATGTGAATATAGTTCAGCTGTTCCATGTTAAGAACGAGATTCATGATTGCGTCCAAAGCAATATGAGTGTAAGTTCTTACTTCACTAAACTTAAAAGTTTATGGGATGAACGTGATACTTTGTGTTCCATTCCAGCATGCAGTTGTGGAACAAAGAATGAGATGAACTCATATGTTGAAACTCAGAAAACCATGAAGTTCCTTATGGGACTGAACGAATCGTATGCTACGGTTCGAAGCAATACTCTTCTTCTCGAACCACTGCCTATGGTGAACAAGGCATATGCATTGGTCCTTCGACATGAACGCCAGGCAGAGGTTTCCAATGGAAAAAGCACACAACTAGAAACTGTTGTCTTTGCAGTGAAGAATCTGTCGCGAGAACCTACACCTGAAGACAAGGAGATGCGATGTGGAAAGTGCAATAAAACCAATCACATCACCAAAAATTGTCGTGCACATCTCAAGTGCACTTTTTGCGGATGGAAAGGCCACACCTTCGATTTCTGTCGAAAACGGAAAGCAGCCACAGAGACCGAATCCAATCGTCTCTTTTCTTCAAAGGGCAATCAAGTTTCACAAAGTAACAAGCAAGAGACAGTGCCTAATTTCCCGTTCTCTCAGGAGGACTGCAAGCAAATCCTTCAGATGTTGAACAAGAACAAATCATCATTTGCCAATCAAGTCAGTAATCCTCCTAGTCATGAAGAACTTTCAG GACCTTCGctcggggaagatgattgggacaaGAACTGA
- the LOC137708841 gene encoding mitogen-activated protein kinase kinase kinase 20-like: MGSMKRKRPDEPEKSFFRSKFEWVRGPMLGSGGFGSVYLATVKKSKLGCEGFPTVMAVKTFSKSNELATESSYLTLFRDCPFIIGSYGTNLTIGDDGHLKCNVFLEYADGGTIGDLIEKSGGSGLCESDVSKYAKAILKGLEYIHERGYVHCDLKPDNILLVRSDSGFVPKIGDFGLAKMAMQKLSRQGTSMYFSPETVTHKIQEQPSDIWAVGCIVLGMLTGRQPWEVKGGADLKPLIASKLPNVPGWLSEDAKDFLRKCLLRDPFKRSTAAELLKHSFVTKLDRVGEVEPVKEVASVSSPEQCDYGSFIPLGSWSSEEAVDFGPIPPVAVLNPRPVIPSTACQKASNFAVMGAA; encoded by the coding sequence ATGGGTTCGATGAAGAGGAAGAGACCGGACGAACCAGAGAAGAGCTTTTTCCGTTCGAAATTCGAGTGGGTTCGAGGGCCGATGCTCGGGAGTGGGGGATTCGGGTCGGTTTATCTGGCGACCGTGAAAAAATCCAAGTTGGGTTGCGAGGGTTTCCCGACGGTGATGGCAGTGAAAACCTTCTCCAAGTCGAATGAGCTCGCGACGGAAAGTTCGTATCTGACCCTGTTTCGGGACTGCCCCTTTATTATCGGAAGCTATGGAACAAATCTGACCATTGGGGACGATGGTCACTTGAAGTGTAATGTGTTTTTGGAGTATGCCGATGGAGGAACAATTGGGGATTTGATCGAGAAATCGGGCGGTTCAGGGTTGTGCGAATCGGATGTGAGCAAGTATGCCAAAGCAATTCTGAAAGGGCTTGAGTACATTCATGAAAGGGGTTACGTGCATTGTGATTTGAAGCCGGATAACATATTGCTTGTGAGATCTGATTCTGGTTTTGTGCCGAAAATTGGGGACTTCGGGTTGGCAAAGATGGCGATGCAGAAGCTGTCACGCCAAGGCACATCAATGTATTTTTCTCCCGAAACTGTGACTCACAAAATTCAGGAGCAGCCTTCCGATATTTGGGCAGTAGGTTGCATTGTACTCGGGATGTTAACGGGGAGACAGCCATGGGAAGTGAAGGGCGGCGCTGACCTAAAGCCTCTTATTGCTTCAAAACTTCCCAATGTTCCTGGCTGGTTATCAGAAGATGCTAAAGACTTTTTGCGAAAATGCCTACTGAGGGACCCTTTCAAGAGATCCACAGCTGCTGAGCTATTGAAGCACTCGTTCGTGACAAAACTGGACAGGGTTGGAGAGGTTGAACCAGTAAAGGAGGTTGCTTCAGTGTCATCTCCGGAGCAATGCGATTATGGAAGCTTTATACCCCTCGGAAGCTGGAGTTCTGAAGAGGCAGTAGATTTTGGGCCAATTCCTCCTGTGGCAGTCTTGAACCCTAGACCGGTTATTCCAAGCACGGCTTGCCAAAAGGCGTCAAATTTTGCTGTAATGGGTGCAGCTTAG
- the LOC137708842 gene encoding reticulon-like protein B22 translates to MKEMVDYRSEVGKPAVVLICGSLVYYHCAHRNSSLLSLVSDVFIVLLCSLAILGLLFRQMNVSVPVDPLDWQISQDTANSIVAWLANTVGAAESVLRVAATGHDKRLFFKIVFSLYMLSALGRLISGLTVAYIGLCLFCLYMVAENSESISACLSRFLRRTTDLTEEDAVESDTVQIVD, encoded by the exons ATGAAGGAAATGGTGGATTACCGATCGGAAGTAGGGAAGCCGGCGGTCGTGCTAATATGCGGAAGCTTAGTCTATTACCACTGCGCCCACCGCAACTCCAGCCTCCTCTCTCTCGTCTCCGACGTCTTCATCGTCCTCCTCTGCTCACTTGCCATTCTCGGCCTCCTCTTTCGCCAAATGAACGTCTC GGTACCAGTGGATCCACTTGACTGGCAGATTTCGCAGGACACTGCTAATAGCATTGTTGCGTGGTTAGCCAATACCGTAGGAGCAGCTGAGTCTGTATTGAGGGTTGCGGCCACAGGGCATGACAAGAGGTTGTTTTTCAAG ATAGTGTTTAGTCTCTACATGCTATCGGCTTTGGGACGGTTGATTTCAGGTCTTACAGTGGCCTATATTG GACTATGCTTGTTTTGCCTTTATATGGTTGCGGAGAATAGTGAGTCAATCAGTGCATGTTTGTCTCGATTTCTGAGGAGAACAACTGATCTAACCGAGGAAGATGCTGTCGAGAGTGATACTGTACAAATTGTTGATTAA